A DNA window from Linepithema humile isolate Giens D197 chromosome 6, Lhum_UNIL_v1.0, whole genome shotgun sequence contains the following coding sequences:
- the LOC137000417 gene encoding uncharacterized protein, translating to LTAPVNFSFDSRPYTLAEKAPLTHLIKSNKNLYFYSTSLTRKNKLYFSKKLVSIFQPSRTQSIRLTPIELKENIQKLILENIHQFNGLEVTEETSLDYEEPDKLHTFEIIEENEEAWNKDNSNSHNWQCHDDDNFDVSYKSRAVEYWRQSDKENRPFKSVQHTFRRISFVRQLRRWEEQLEHGGNRLEKLSHISKATHDKFNVAVQTGLIIHDVDIKRWALEAQREIGDLDPVFQASPSWLLRFKKSYRIVSRKITKFITRKTLEDSHNIQREAENFVTVVKPLIERFGLENVYNTDQSGFQLEIHSGRSLSNQGMKTIDRVVQSVSSTIHSYTIQPTISSDGKLLSPLFIVLQEHSGTFGPRVQENLFRASNVIVTALKSGKMTSDHFKKWLEEAYFPNVGRDSVLLMDSWSGQCLAIVTDLTPMEKQVTTMVIPKGTTGKIQPLDVYGFRIWKNFARRFSDTVLLLNYDINLHQRNNIIKLQSLIHNQLSSPRYQNLFKYLWFKSGYTNERPETFKNPVEFSFEQTSSTCDIEDCNDIAVIQCSWCGKSLCLKHFFIEYHYCNIYNGCD from the exons cttaccgcgcccgtcaatttttcttttgattctcggccttacactcttgccgagaaagcgcctctgaCGCActtaatcaaatcaaacaaaaacttgtacttttactctacttctctgacgaggaaaaataaattatatttttctaagaaattggtctcaatatttcaaccaagtcgaacacaatccattAGGCTTACGCctatagaattaaaagaaaatattcagaagtTAATATTGGAGAATATTCATCAATTTAACGGATTAGAAGTGACAGAAGAAACATCGCTTGATTATGAAGAACCTGATAAATTGCatacttttgaaattattgaagaaaatgagGAAGCATGGAATAAAGATAATTCAAATTCTCACAATTGGCAATGCCATGATGACGACAATTTTGATGTTTCTTACAAAAGCCGAGCTGTTGAATATTGGCGGCAGTCGGACAAAGAAAATCGTCCTTTCAAGTCAGTACAACACACATTTAGAAGAATTTCATTTGTACGTCAATTGAGGCGATGGGAAGAACAGTTAGAGCACGGTGGAAATcgtcttgaaaaattatctcatATTTCCAAAGCTActcatgataaatttaatgtagctGTGCAGACAGGACTAATAATTCATGatgttgatataaaaagatgGGCCTTGGAAGCTCAAAGAGAAATAGGAGATTTAGATCCTGTATTTCAAGCATCTCCTAGTTGGCTATTACGATTTAAAAAGTCTTATCGAATTGTGTccagaaaaataacaaaattcattACAAGAAAAACGTTAGAAGATTCTCATAATATACAAAGAGAAGCCGAAAATTTTGTAACTGTAGTAAAACCTCTCATTGAACGATTTGGATtggaaaatgtatataatacagaTCAAAGTGGATTTCAATTAGAAATCCACTCTGGAAGATCACTATCTAACCAAGGAATGAAGACAATAGACCGTGTGGTGCAGTCAGTATCATCAACTATACATTCGTACACTATTCAACCAACAATTTCTTCTGATGGAAAATTACTGTCACCTTTGTTTATCGTATTACAAGAACATAGTGGTACTTTTGGGCCTAGagtacaagaaaatttattcagaGCATCAAATGTTATTGTAACTGCTTTGAAATCCGGTAAAATGACATCAG atcattttaaaaaatggttggAAGAAGcttattttccaaatgtagGCCGCGATAGTGTTCTTCTTATGGATTCATGGAGCGGGCAATGTCTAGCAATTGTTACTGATTTAACACCAATGGAAAAACAAGTTACTACTATGGTAATACCGAAAGGAACTACAGGAAAAATACAGCCGTTGGATGTTTACGGGTTTAGAATCTGGAAAAACTTTGCAAGAAGATTTTCGGATACTGttctattattgaattatgatataaatttacatcagcgaaataatattataaaattgcaatctttAATACACAATCAGTTATCATCTCCtcgatatcaaaatttatttaaatatttatggttTAAAAGTGGATATACGAATGAAAGAccagaaacatttaaaaatccaGTAGAATTTAGTTTTGAACAAACATCAAGCACATGTGACATTGAAGATTGCAATGATATAGCTGTAATACAATGTTCTTGGTGCGGAAaatcattatgtttaaaacatttttttatagagtATCATTATTGTAACATCTATAACGGGTGtgactaa